The following are encoded together in the Lathyrus oleraceus cultivar Zhongwan6 chromosome 3, CAAS_Psat_ZW6_1.0, whole genome shotgun sequence genome:
- the LOC127128059 gene encoding protein SIEVE ELEMENT OCCLUSION B — MTSIGKLGAMQQLMKGGKMMPANVISDDSILVKKIVSDHNPEGLDYDVKPLLNIVEDILRRSTLTSSEHSSVGELSNIDHVEDRNNLPAYTNMLEALSVKIDRISCEISYKILSGVDAHSTTVSIFEMLTIYKWDVKLVLALAAFALNYGEFWLLAHIHDTNQLAKSMAILKQLPGIMQHSTSLKPRFDTLNDLVNVILEVTKCVIEFNDLPVHYISQDVSAYNVAANHIPVAAYWCLRSIVACAAQITSLTTLGYEIFTSNDAWELSTLAFKLKSIVDHLKNQLSICRKHIDDEMDAEAYKMLRELFSRPHTDNMKIIKALIYSQEDILPLYDGVSKKRASLEALRRKNVLLLFSGLEFSTDELLILEQIYNESKAHTKRQDNRYELVWIPIVDQTSEWTDQKQIQFESLRDSMPWYSVYHPSLISKAVIWFIQSEWKYKNKPILVVLDAQGRVACPNAIHMMWIWGSAAFPFTSSKEENLWKDETWRLELLVDGIDSEILNWIKEGKYIFLYGGDDPEWVRRFVKEARKVAQATQTPLEMVYVGQSNKRDQVQRVFDTIIREKLYTHSWSEQSMIWFFWTRLQSMLFSKIQLKQVDDNDIVMQEIKKLLSYDKQGGWIVLAKGSRIVVNGHAATGLQALAEYDLMWKEQAANDGFETAYKDHYGKLHSVANPCCRFEFSHSMGRIPDRLTCPECRRNMHVLTTFQCCHDDNVEEDFFVSSVSPPTTI, encoded by the exons ATGACTAGTATAGGCAAGTTGGGTGCCATGCAGCAACTGATGAAAGGTGGAAAAATGATGCCAGCAAATGTAATATCTGATGATAGTATTTTGGTGAAGAAAATAGTTTCAGATCATAATCCTGAAGGACTTGATTATGATGTTAAGCCACTTCTAAATATTGTTGAAGATATTCTTAGACGTTCAACCCTCACCAGTTCTGAACATTCTTCAGTG GGTGAACTTTCAAATATTGATCACGTCGAAGACAGAAATAACCTTCCTGCTTACACAAACATGCTCGAGGCTTTGTCTGTTAAGATTGATCGAATTTCTTGCGag ATATCCTACAAGATTCTTTCTGGTGTAGATGCACACTCCACAACAGTTTCAATATTTGAGATGCTAACAATCTACAAATGGGATGTAAAGTTAGTCCTAGCCTTAGCTGCATTTGCTCTCAACTATGGTGAATTCTGGCTTCTTGCTCATATTCACGACACAAACCAACTCGCAAAATCAATGGCGATTCTCAAGCAGTTACCTGGAATCATGCAGCATTCGACCTCGCTAAAACCACGATTCGATACACTTAATGATCTAGTAAATGTCATATTGGAGGTTACCAAGTGTGTCATAGAGTTCAATGATCTTCCAGTTCATTACATTTCACAAGATGTATCGGCCTATAACGTTGCCGCTAATCATATCCCAGTTGCTGCATATTGGTGTCTTAGAAGTATTGTGGCTTGCGCTGCTCAGATTACAAGCCTCACTACACTTGGTTATGA AATCTTCACCTCTAATGATGCTTGGGAGCTTTCTACATTGGCTTTCAAGCTCAAAAGTATTGTGGACCATCTCAAAAATCAACTTAGTATCTGCCGCAAACACATTG ATGACGAAATGGATGCTGAAGCTTATAAAATGCTCCGTGAATTATTTTCGAGACCACACACTGACAACATGAAGATCATCAAGGCTTTAATTTATTCACAGGAAGACATTTTGCCTCTATACGACGGTGTTTCAAAGAAAAGG GCTAGCCTTGAGGCACTTAGGAGGAAGAATGTGTTACTTCTTTTTTCAGGTCTCGAGTTTTCAACGGACGAGCTTCTAATACTCGAACAGATCTACAACGAATCGAAGGCGCACACAAAGAGACAGGACAATAGATATGAGTTAGTTTGGATCCCAATTGTGGACCAAACATCTGAATGGACAGACCAAAAGCAAATTCAATTTGAGAGTCTGAGAGATAGTATGCCATGGTACTCGGTGTATCATCCTTCACTGATAAGCAAGGCGGTTATTTGGTTCATTCAGAGTGAATGGAAATACAAAAATAAGCCAATTCTTGTGGTTTTGGATGCTCAAGGTAGGGTTGCTTGCCCTAATGCTATTCACATGATGTGGATTTGGGGAAGTGCTGCTTTTCCTTTTACAAGTTCTAAAGAAGAAAATCTTTGGAAGGatgagacttggagacttgaacTTCTTGTGGATGGCATTGACTCTGAAATATTGAACTGG ATTAAGGAAGGAAAATACATTTTCTTGTATGGAGGAGATGATCCCGAATGGGTGAGGAGATTCGTGAAAGAGGCCCGAAAAGTAGCACAGGCGACACAAACACCGTTAGAGATGGTATATGTAGGACAAAGCAACAAGAGAGATCAAGTACAAAGAGTATTCGACACCATAATCCGCGAAAAGCTCTATACTCACAGCTGGTCAGAACAAAGCATGATATGGTTCTTCTGGACGCGTCTCCAAAGCATGCTCTTTTCGAAAATCCAACTGAAGCAAGTCGATGACAATGACATCGTGATGCAAGAAATCAAAAAGCTTCTTAGCTACGACAAACAAGGCGGGTGGATCGTTCTAGCAAAGGGATCAAGAATTGTGGTGAACGGACATGCTGCAACTGGTTTACAAGCTTTGGCTGAGTATGATCTTATGTGGAAAGAACAAGCTGCAAATGATGGGTTTGAAACAGCTTATAAGGATCATTATGGGAAGCTTCATTCAGTTGCTAACCCTTGTTGTAGATTCGAGTTTTCACATTCAATGGGAAGGATACCGGATAGACTCACGTGCCCGGAGTGTCGCCGGAATATGCATGTGCTTACTACTTTTCAGTGCTGCCATGATGATAATGTTGAGGAAGATTTTTTTGTTAGCAGTGTTTCTCCTCCAACTACTATTTAA